In Plodia interpunctella isolate USDA-ARS_2022_Savannah chromosome 19, ilPloInte3.2, whole genome shotgun sequence, a genomic segment contains:
- the LOC128678080 gene encoding uncharacterized protein LOC128678080: MKLVLVALFICKTSLCQEVKVLTPSRRYKHNIAQVAKYQDAQHRGERWYSYSSMSHDPFEASHHSSDSLPSMTEREASESRSSDASSAYTSEINNKLKKKKLRKCTSCPYDMLKQFGNRGIKWICGQYQRARRSFKSECMMRYRNCEDGTMFVKMHDNRCKTDPYHGEHWFYIYKV, translated from the exons ATGAAACTTGTGTTAGTGGCTCtctttatttgtaaaa CATCATTATGCCAAGAAGTTAAGGTGTTGACTCCCTCCCGGCGGTACAAGCACAACATCGCGCAAGTGGCCAAGTACCAGGATGCTCAGCACAGAGGCGAGAGATGGTACTCGTACTCGTCCATGTCTCATGATCCCTTTGAAGCATCACATCACTCTAGTGACAG cttgCCATCTATGACTGAACGAGAAGCCTCAGAGAGTCGTTCCTCAGACGCATCGTCAGCTTACacttcagaaataaataacaaactcaA AAAGAAGAAGCTTCGCAAATGCACATCGTGTCCGTACGACATGCTGAAGCAGTTTGGTAATCGAGGCATCAAGTGGATCTGCGGACAGTACCAAAGAGCTCGGAGGTCGTTCAAGAGCGAGTGCATGATGCGGTACAGGAACTGCGAGGATGGCACTA TGTTTGTGAAGATGCACGATAACCGTTGCAAGACCGACCCATATCACGGAGAACATTGGTTTTACATCtacaaagtataa
- the LOC128678076 gene encoding ras-associated and pleckstrin homology domains-containing protein 1-like isoform X2, translating into MKVLGLYFLALVLSGFADDLSRGSSSSSLQERSSSSSVSSSSRSTSDGSESRTAEQDPDEVEDVRSARPLTKGRYKPGPRLVGTNEVLLPYLVSGENNVQCQREGEMYHFLSLNYQCYVCACLSNLLPVCASCAGCGVPDLPTPPPPPPPPPPPPPTPRPTIQPVKPPRVTCNPLPSNRPYENPLNPCQSCICKEVVSLFGQTDIQINCFDNGRCVLPPRPPPKALRQKATPEPVPQPTVKPVRPTPRPKPIHPLPGPLPHTSCRPFTPNVPFQHPWDECQICECREYYSAGLVNVELHCYTNPTCCITDVVVPVNPTPVVIYPNNGEFRI; encoded by the exons ATGAAAGTACTAGGGCTATATTTTTTAGCCCTTGTATTAAGCGGTTTTGCAGATGATCTCAGTAGAg GAAGTAGCAGTAGTTCCCTACAAGAAAG AAGCAGCAGTAGTAGCGTCAGCAGCAGCAGTAGATCAACATCAGATGGCTCGGAAAGCCGGACCGCCGAACAAGACCCGGATGAGGTAGAAGATGTTAGATCCGCAAGGCCACTGACGAAGGGACGATATAAACCAG GTCCACGGCTAGTGGGAACAAATGAGGTTCTGCTACCGTATCTGGTTTCAG GCGAGAACAATGTCCAATGTCAAAGGGAAGGAGAGATGTACCATTTCCTGAGCTTGAACTACCAATGCTACGTGTGCGCATGTCTGAGTAACTTGCTGCCCGTCTGCGCTTCTTGCGCTGGCTGTGGAGTGCCAGACTTGCCCACGCCGCCACCGCCGCCGCCACCCCCGCCACCACCACCGCCAACACCAAGACCTACTATACAACCAGTGAAGCCACCAAGAG TAACCTGCAATCCTTTACCAAGCAACAGGCCGTATGAGAATCCTCTTAATCCCTGCCAGTCTTGCATATGCAAGGAAGTAGTATCGCTGTTcggacaaacagacatacagatcaACTGCTTCGACAACGGACGGTGTG taCTGCCGCCACGACCTCCGc caAAGGCATTACGACAAAAAG caACTCCTGAACCAGTACCTCAACCAACAGTTAAGCCTGTCAGACCAA CTCCGCGCCCTAAACCAATTCATCCCTTGCCAGGTCCATTACCAC ATACCTCATGCCGTCCCTTCACCCCTAATGTTCCCTTCCAACACCCGTGGGATGAGTGCCAGATTTGCGAGTGCAGAGAATACTACAGCGCCGGCCTCGTCAACGTTGAACTTCACTGCTACACGAACCCTACATGCT GTATCACTGATGTGGTTGTACCAg taAATCCAACGCCAGTAGTAATATATC caAACAATGGTGAGTTTAGAATTTGA
- the LOC128678076 gene encoding ras-associated and pleckstrin homology domains-containing protein 1-like isoform X3: protein MKVLGLYFLALVLSGFADDLSRVGDVSGSSSSSLQERSSSSSVSSSSRSTSDGSESRTAEQDPDEVEDVRSARPLTKGRYKPGPRLVGTNEVLLPYLVSGENNVQCQREGEMYHFLSLNYQCYVCACLSNLLPVCASCAGCGVPDLPTPPPPPPPPPPPPPTPRPTIQPVKPPRVTCNPLPSNRPYENPLNPCQSCICKEVVSLFGQTDIQINCFDNGRCVLPPRPPPTPEPVPQPTVKPVRPTPRPKPIHPLPGPLPHTSCRPFTPNVPFQHPWDECQICECREYYSAGLVNVELHCYTNPTCCITDVVVPVNPTPVVIYPNNGEFRI, encoded by the exons ATGAAAGTACTAGGGCTATATTTTTTAGCCCTTGTATTAAGCGGTTTTGCAGATGATCTCAGTAGAg TGGGAGATGTTTctg GAAGTAGCAGTAGTTCCCTACAAGAAAG AAGCAGCAGTAGTAGCGTCAGCAGCAGCAGTAGATCAACATCAGATGGCTCGGAAAGCCGGACCGCCGAACAAGACCCGGATGAGGTAGAAGATGTTAGATCCGCAAGGCCACTGACGAAGGGACGATATAAACCAG GTCCACGGCTAGTGGGAACAAATGAGGTTCTGCTACCGTATCTGGTTTCAG GCGAGAACAATGTCCAATGTCAAAGGGAAGGAGAGATGTACCATTTCCTGAGCTTGAACTACCAATGCTACGTGTGCGCATGTCTGAGTAACTTGCTGCCCGTCTGCGCTTCTTGCGCTGGCTGTGGAGTGCCAGACTTGCCCACGCCGCCACCGCCGCCGCCACCCCCGCCACCACCACCGCCAACACCAAGACCTACTATACAACCAGTGAAGCCACCAAGAG TAACCTGCAATCCTTTACCAAGCAACAGGCCGTATGAGAATCCTCTTAATCCCTGCCAGTCTTGCATATGCAAGGAAGTAGTATCGCTGTTcggacaaacagacatacagatcaACTGCTTCGACAACGGACGGTGTG taCTGCCGCCACGACCTCCGc caACTCCTGAACCAGTACCTCAACCAACAGTTAAGCCTGTCAGACCAA CTCCGCGCCCTAAACCAATTCATCCCTTGCCAGGTCCATTACCAC ATACCTCATGCCGTCCCTTCACCCCTAATGTTCCCTTCCAACACCCGTGGGATGAGTGCCAGATTTGCGAGTGCAGAGAATACTACAGCGCCGGCCTCGTCAACGTTGAACTTCACTGCTACACGAACCCTACATGCT GTATCACTGATGTGGTTGTACCAg taAATCCAACGCCAGTAGTAATATATC caAACAATGGTGAGTTTAGAATTTGA
- the LOC128678076 gene encoding ras-associated and pleckstrin homology domains-containing protein 1-like isoform X1, with translation MKVLGLYFLALVLSGFADDLSRVGDVSGSSSSSLQERSSSSSVSSSSRSTSDGSESRTAEQDPDEVEDVRSARPLTKGRYKPGPRLVGTNEVLLPYLVSGENNVQCQREGEMYHFLSLNYQCYVCACLSNLLPVCASCAGCGVPDLPTPPPPPPPPPPPPPTPRPTIQPVKPPRVTCNPLPSNRPYENPLNPCQSCICKEVVSLFGQTDIQINCFDNGRCVLPPRPPPKALRQKATPEPVPQPTVKPVRPTPRPKPIHPLPGPLPHTSCRPFTPNVPFQHPWDECQICECREYYSAGLVNVELHCYTNPTCCITDVVVPVNPTPVVIYPNNGEFRI, from the exons ATGAAAGTACTAGGGCTATATTTTTTAGCCCTTGTATTAAGCGGTTTTGCAGATGATCTCAGTAGAg TGGGAGATGTTTctg GAAGTAGCAGTAGTTCCCTACAAGAAAG AAGCAGCAGTAGTAGCGTCAGCAGCAGCAGTAGATCAACATCAGATGGCTCGGAAAGCCGGACCGCCGAACAAGACCCGGATGAGGTAGAAGATGTTAGATCCGCAAGGCCACTGACGAAGGGACGATATAAACCAG GTCCACGGCTAGTGGGAACAAATGAGGTTCTGCTACCGTATCTGGTTTCAG GCGAGAACAATGTCCAATGTCAAAGGGAAGGAGAGATGTACCATTTCCTGAGCTTGAACTACCAATGCTACGTGTGCGCATGTCTGAGTAACTTGCTGCCCGTCTGCGCTTCTTGCGCTGGCTGTGGAGTGCCAGACTTGCCCACGCCGCCACCGCCGCCGCCACCCCCGCCACCACCACCGCCAACACCAAGACCTACTATACAACCAGTGAAGCCACCAAGAG TAACCTGCAATCCTTTACCAAGCAACAGGCCGTATGAGAATCCTCTTAATCCCTGCCAGTCTTGCATATGCAAGGAAGTAGTATCGCTGTTcggacaaacagacatacagatcaACTGCTTCGACAACGGACGGTGTG taCTGCCGCCACGACCTCCGc caAAGGCATTACGACAAAAAG caACTCCTGAACCAGTACCTCAACCAACAGTTAAGCCTGTCAGACCAA CTCCGCGCCCTAAACCAATTCATCCCTTGCCAGGTCCATTACCAC ATACCTCATGCCGTCCCTTCACCCCTAATGTTCCCTTCCAACACCCGTGGGATGAGTGCCAGATTTGCGAGTGCAGAGAATACTACAGCGCCGGCCTCGTCAACGTTGAACTTCACTGCTACACGAACCCTACATGCT GTATCACTGATGTGGTTGTACCAg taAATCCAACGCCAGTAGTAATATATC caAACAATGGTGAGTTTAGAATTTGA
- the LOC135309908 gene encoding spidroin-2-like isoform X2: MIKLRLIYCYFTSGGGGSAVAHSTANVQGGGSANAGSNAVVNVPGYQPGYNQGSGSASAQANAVVNGGGNDYPYNQGGNAGSASAESQANAIINSGGGYQPGYVVPGGYSPSNTGAQAQSSANAVVNGGGGGYQPGGYQPGGYLGNVGGTTLSQAQAEAIAEAYLNKGNVGYQPGSQGNLVGYPGLYQPSYGQGGSANAQANAEAIVNGGSGGALSPGGYSPGLYNQGGSASAQAQAEALVNGGGNSGLYQPGLYQPTYSQGGSANAQANAEALVNGGSGGALSPGGYSPGLYNQGGSASAQAQAEALINGGGNSGLYQPGLYQPTYGQGGSANAQANAEAIVNGGGGGALSPGGYSPGLYNQGGSASAQAQAEALINGGGNSGLYQPGLYQPTYGQGGSANAQANAEAIVNGGGGGALSPGGYSPGLYNQGGSASAQAQAEALINGGGNSGLYQPGLYQPTYGQGGSANAQANAEAIVNGGSGGALSPGGYSPGLYNQGGSASAQAQAEALINGGGNSGLYQPGLYQPTYGQGGSANAQANAEAVVNGGNGGGLNLGGYSPGLYNQGGSASAQAQAEALANAGGSNGLYQPGLLGQDYLGGGSTSAQAEANALINALNQGGGNYQPYPGYLQGNPSAPGYNSASANALADASGSSSADAIANAYSGGGGTALADSSAVAQSSASAQSSANSYASADAHSAAKATAQAKGKYYKSADDSE; this comes from the exons ATGATAAAACTAAGACTAATATACTGTTATTTTACTTCAGGCGGTGGAGGAAGCGCTGTGGCACATAGTACAGCCAACGTTCAAGGAGGTGGCTCTGCAAACGCTGGCTCGAATGCTGTCGTAAATGTTCCTGGTTATCAACCAGGTTATAACCAAGGTTCCGGTTCTGCATCAGCACAAGCAAACGCTGTAGTCAACGGTGGAGGAAATGACTATCCGTACAATCAAGGAGGAAACGCAGGAAGTGCTTCAGCTGAATCTCAAGCCAATGCTATCATAAACTCAGGTGGCGGTTACCAACCGGGTTACGTTGTACCCGGTGGATACTCGCCTAGTAATACAGGTGCACAGGCACAATCGAGTGCTAATGCCGTAGTTAATGGAGGAGGCGGCGGATACCAACCCGGTGGCTACCAACCAGGAGGTTATTTGGGAAATGTCGGCGGAACGACATTATCTCAAGCACAAGCAGAGGCAATCGCAGAGGCTTACCTCAACAAAGGAAACGTGGGCTATCAACCAGGATCTCAAGGGAACTTAGTAGGATATCCTGGTCTTTATCAACCTTCGTACGGCCAAGGTGGTTCGGCAAATGCTCAAGCTAATGCTGAAGCAATAGTCAACGGCGGTAGTGGTGGTGCTTTGAGTCCCGGTGGCTATTCACCAGGACTTTATAACCAGGGCGGATCCGCGTCAGCTCAAGCACAGGCTGAAGCTTTAGTTAATGGAGGAGGAAATTCTGGACTCTACCAACCTGGACTATATCAACCAACATACAGCCAGGGCGGCTCGGCAAATGCTCAAGCTAACGCTGAAGCATTAGTCAACGGCGGTAGTGGTGGTGCTTTGAGTCCCGGTGGCTATTCACCAGGACTTTATAACCAGGGAGGATCCGCGTCAGCTCAAGCACAAGCTGAAGCCTTAATTAATGGAGGAGGAAATTCTGGACTCTACCAACCTGGACTGTATCAACCAACATATGGCCAGGGCGGCTCGGCAAATGCTCAAGCTAACGCTGAAGCAATAGTCAACGGCGGAGGTGGTGGTGCTTTGAGTCCCGGTGGCTATTCACCAGGACTTTATAACCAGGGAGGATCCGCGTCAGCTCAAGCACAAGCTGAAGCCTTAATTAATGGAGGAGGAAATTCTGGACTCTACCAACCTGGACTGTATCAACCAACATATGGCCAGGGCGGCTCGGCAAATGCTCAAGCTAACGCTGAAGCAATAGTCAACGGCGGAGGTGGTGGTGCTTTGAGTCCCGGTGGCTATTCACCAGGACTTTATAACCAGGGAGGATCCGCGTCAGCTCAAGCACAAGCTGAAGCCTTAATTAATGGAGGAGGAAATTCTGGACTCTACCAACCTGGACTGTATCAACCAACATATGGCCAGGGCGGCTCGGCAAATGCTCAAGCTAACGCTGAAGCAATAGTCAACGGCGGTAGTGGTGGTGCTTTGAGTCCCGGTGGCTATTCACCAGGACTTTATAACCAGGGAGGATCCGCGTCAGCTCAAGCACAAGCTGAAGCCTTAATTAATGGAGGAGGAAATTCTGGACTCTACCAACCTGGACTGTATCAACCAACATATGGCCAGGGCGGCTCGGCAAATGCTCAAGCCAACGCTGAAGCAGTAGTCAATGGTGGTAACGGTGGTGGTTTGAATCTCGGTGGTTATTCACCAGGACTTTATAACCAGGGAGGATCCGCATCTGCGCAAGCACAGGCCGAAGCCTTAGCCAATGCAGGAGGAAGCAATGGACTTTACCAGCCTGGTCTTTTAGGACAAGACTATCTAGGAGGAGGTTCCACATCCGCACAGGCTGAAGCTAATGCACTAATTAATGCTTTAAATCAAGGTGGTGGGAATTACCAGCCTTACCCCGGTTACCTACAAGGGAATCCGTCAGCTCCTGGCTACAATTCTGCCTCAGCGAATGCGTTGGCTGACGCGTCAGGGTCGTCTTCAGCAGACGCGATAGCAAATGCGTATTCAGGAGGAGGCGGGACAGCTCTTGCAGACTCTTCTGCCGTTGCACAATCTTCAGCTAGTGCACAGTCTTCGGCCAATAGCTATGCGTCAGCCGACGCACATTCAG ctGCCAAAGCAACAGCCCAAGCGAAAGGCAAATACTACAAATCAGCAg atGATTCAGAATAA
- the LOC135309908 gene encoding spidroin-2-like isoform X1: MIKLRLIYCYFTSGGGGSAVAHSTANVQGGGSANAGSNAVVNVPGYQPGYNQGSGSASAQANAVVNGGGNDYPYNQGGNAGSASAESQANAIINSGGGYQPGYVVPGGYSPSNTGAQAQSSANAVVNGGGGGYQPGGYQPGGYLGNVGGTTLSQAQAEAIAEAYLNKGNVGYQPGSQGNLVGYPGLYQPSYGQGGSANAQANAEAIVNGGSGGALSPGGYSPGLYNQGGSASAQAQAEALVNGGGNSGLYQPGLYQPTYSQGGSANAQANAEALVNGGSGGALSPGGYSPGLYNQGGSASAQAQAEALINGGGNSGLYQPGLYQPTYGQGGSANAQANAEAIVNGGGGGALSPGGYSPGLYNQGGSASAQAQAEALINGGGNSGLYQPGLYQPTYGQGGSANAQANAEAIVNGGGGGALSPGGYSPGLYNQGGSASAQAQAEALINGGGNSGLYQPGLYQPTYGQGGSANAQANAEAIVNGGSGGALSPGGYSPGLYNQGGSASAQAQAEALINGGGNSGLYQPGLYQPTYGQGGSANAQANAEAVVNGGNGGGLNLGGYSPGLYNQGGSASAQAQAEALANAGGSNGLYQPGLLGQDYLGGGSTSAQAEANALINALNQGGGNYQPYPGYLQGNPSAPGYNSASANALADASGSSSADAIANAYSGGGGTALADSSAVAQSSASAQSSANSYASADAHSAAKATAQAKGKYYKSADAGLCKYVGDKYVHACQACYCVAGLQREIEAYCLGTPCI, encoded by the exons ATGATAAAACTAAGACTAATATACTGTTATTTTACTTCAGGCGGTGGAGGAAGCGCTGTGGCACATAGTACAGCCAACGTTCAAGGAGGTGGCTCTGCAAACGCTGGCTCGAATGCTGTCGTAAATGTTCCTGGTTATCAACCAGGTTATAACCAAGGTTCCGGTTCTGCATCAGCACAAGCAAACGCTGTAGTCAACGGTGGAGGAAATGACTATCCGTACAATCAAGGAGGAAACGCAGGAAGTGCTTCAGCTGAATCTCAAGCCAATGCTATCATAAACTCAGGTGGCGGTTACCAACCGGGTTACGTTGTACCCGGTGGATACTCGCCTAGTAATACAGGTGCACAGGCACAATCGAGTGCTAATGCCGTAGTTAATGGAGGAGGCGGCGGATACCAACCCGGTGGCTACCAACCAGGAGGTTATTTGGGAAATGTCGGCGGAACGACATTATCTCAAGCACAAGCAGAGGCAATCGCAGAGGCTTACCTCAACAAAGGAAACGTGGGCTATCAACCAGGATCTCAAGGGAACTTAGTAGGATATCCTGGTCTTTATCAACCTTCGTACGGCCAAGGTGGTTCGGCAAATGCTCAAGCTAATGCTGAAGCAATAGTCAACGGCGGTAGTGGTGGTGCTTTGAGTCCCGGTGGCTATTCACCAGGACTTTATAACCAGGGCGGATCCGCGTCAGCTCAAGCACAGGCTGAAGCTTTAGTTAATGGAGGAGGAAATTCTGGACTCTACCAACCTGGACTATATCAACCAACATACAGCCAGGGCGGCTCGGCAAATGCTCAAGCTAACGCTGAAGCATTAGTCAACGGCGGTAGTGGTGGTGCTTTGAGTCCCGGTGGCTATTCACCAGGACTTTATAACCAGGGAGGATCCGCGTCAGCTCAAGCACAAGCTGAAGCCTTAATTAATGGAGGAGGAAATTCTGGACTCTACCAACCTGGACTGTATCAACCAACATATGGCCAGGGCGGCTCGGCAAATGCTCAAGCTAACGCTGAAGCAATAGTCAACGGCGGAGGTGGTGGTGCTTTGAGTCCCGGTGGCTATTCACCAGGACTTTATAACCAGGGAGGATCCGCGTCAGCTCAAGCACAAGCTGAAGCCTTAATTAATGGAGGAGGAAATTCTGGACTCTACCAACCTGGACTGTATCAACCAACATATGGCCAGGGCGGCTCGGCAAATGCTCAAGCTAACGCTGAAGCAATAGTCAACGGCGGAGGTGGTGGTGCTTTGAGTCCCGGTGGCTATTCACCAGGACTTTATAACCAGGGAGGATCCGCGTCAGCTCAAGCACAAGCTGAAGCCTTAATTAATGGAGGAGGAAATTCTGGACTCTACCAACCTGGACTGTATCAACCAACATATGGCCAGGGCGGCTCGGCAAATGCTCAAGCTAACGCTGAAGCAATAGTCAACGGCGGTAGTGGTGGTGCTTTGAGTCCCGGTGGCTATTCACCAGGACTTTATAACCAGGGAGGATCCGCGTCAGCTCAAGCACAAGCTGAAGCCTTAATTAATGGAGGAGGAAATTCTGGACTCTACCAACCTGGACTGTATCAACCAACATATGGCCAGGGCGGCTCGGCAAATGCTCAAGCCAACGCTGAAGCAGTAGTCAATGGTGGTAACGGTGGTGGTTTGAATCTCGGTGGTTATTCACCAGGACTTTATAACCAGGGAGGATCCGCATCTGCGCAAGCACAGGCCGAAGCCTTAGCCAATGCAGGAGGAAGCAATGGACTTTACCAGCCTGGTCTTTTAGGACAAGACTATCTAGGAGGAGGTTCCACATCCGCACAGGCTGAAGCTAATGCACTAATTAATGCTTTAAATCAAGGTGGTGGGAATTACCAGCCTTACCCCGGTTACCTACAAGGGAATCCGTCAGCTCCTGGCTACAATTCTGCCTCAGCGAATGCGTTGGCTGACGCGTCAGGGTCGTCTTCAGCAGACGCGATAGCAAATGCGTATTCAGGAGGAGGCGGGACAGCTCTTGCAGACTCTTCTGCCGTTGCACAATCTTCAGCTAGTGCACAGTCTTCGGCCAATAGCTATGCGTCAGCCGACGCACATTCAG ctGCCAAAGCAACAGCCCAAGCGAAAGGCAAATACTACAAATCAGCAg ACGCCGGTTTATGCAAATACGTGGGCGACAAGTATGTGCACGCTTGTCAGGCTTGCTACTGCGTCGCGGGGCTCCAACGGGAGATCGAAGCTTACTGTTTAGGAACCCCTTGCAT atGA